A single window of Psychromonas ingrahamii 37 DNA harbors:
- a CDS encoding tripartite tricarboxylate transporter substrate binding protein, with protein sequence MLNNIKKCLSYSIIAASIATLSTAALAADLAEIHFIIPGGAGGGWDMTARGTGDVLMKEDLVDQVSYQNLSGGGGGKAIAHLIETAERQEDTLMVNSTPIVIRSLTGIFPNSFRDLTPVASTIADYGAIVVAADSKYTDWQQVVADFKKDPKSVKIGGGSARGSMDHLVAAAVFKGEGFNPREVRYIAYDAGGKAMAGLLSGETPLLSTGLGEVLEMSKSGLVRILAITAPGRLAAAPNVPTLTEMGNNTVFANWRGFFAAPGASKEKLAEWDKTFTAMYKTDQWATVRDRNGWIDNYKNDQDFYAFLEEQELQMGDLMRELGFLK encoded by the coding sequence ATGCTCAATAATATTAAAAAATGTCTTTCCTATTCAATCATAGCTGCAAGTATTGCCACGCTATCAACTGCGGCATTGGCCGCTGACTTAGCTGAAATACACTTTATTATCCCCGGGGGGGCCGGTGGAGGTTGGGACATGACAGCGCGTGGCACCGGTGATGTCTTAATGAAAGAAGACTTAGTTGATCAGGTCTCCTACCAGAACCTTTCTGGCGGCGGAGGCGGCAAGGCGATTGCACATTTAATTGAAACAGCAGAACGTCAGGAGGATACTTTAATGGTTAACTCTACGCCAATTGTTATCCGTTCTCTTACGGGCATTTTCCCCAATTCTTTTCGTGATTTAACCCCTGTGGCGTCAACAATTGCTGATTATGGCGCGATTGTTGTGGCTGCGGATTCAAAATATACCGACTGGCAACAAGTTGTTGCCGATTTTAAAAAGGATCCTAAAAGCGTAAAAATTGGCGGAGGATCTGCACGCGGCAGTATGGATCATCTCGTCGCGGCAGCCGTATTCAAAGGGGAAGGTTTTAACCCTCGTGAAGTACGTTACATTGCCTATGATGCCGGTGGTAAAGCAATGGCAGGGCTACTTTCTGGCGAAACACCTCTTTTGTCAACGGGCCTCGGTGAAGTATTAGAAATGTCAAAAAGCGGTCTGGTTCGTATTCTTGCGATCACTGCACCTGGACGTCTGGCGGCTGCGCCAAATGTCCCCACTTTGACTGAAATGGGTAATAATACTGTTTTTGCTAACTGGCGCGGTTTCTTTGCAGCCCCGGGTGCAAGTAAAGAAAAACTGGCTGAATGGGATAAAACCTTCACCGCCATGTATAAAACTGACCAATGGGCTACCGTTCGTGACCGTAATGGTTGGATTGATAACTATAAAAATGATCAAGACTTCTACGCATTTTTAGAAGAGCAGGAATTACAGATGGGCGACCTGATGCGCGAACTCGGATTCTTAAAATAA
- a CDS encoding Cof-type HAD-IIB family hydrolase yields MYKLVVLDMDGTLLNSQKEITERVRKAINAAKDIGIKVVLASGRPIDGMSPALEALSLTTVDDYVLTCNASLTLNAGSREVIRSEFLTGQDARDLYHLSVKLGVNTHAYSAKQGLITPKTSKYTEHEADINQIKINICDFTTLEPDHEMLKIMMIDEADLLTAAINRLPDSLQEKYSMAQSAPFFYEFMSKKSGKANGVIALAAYLGFTQEEVICVGDAGNDLEMIQYAGLGIAMANATDDVKAVADYITLSNDQDGVAHVFEKFILA; encoded by the coding sequence ATGTATAAACTTGTTGTATTAGATATGGATGGCACCCTATTAAATAGCCAAAAAGAGATTACAGAGAGAGTAAGAAAAGCCATTAATGCAGCAAAGGACATCGGAATTAAAGTTGTACTGGCTTCAGGCAGACCTATTGATGGAATGTCACCTGCATTAGAAGCCCTTAGTTTAACCACTGTTGATGATTATGTACTGACCTGTAACGCATCATTAACACTGAATGCTGGATCTAGAGAAGTTATTCGCAGTGAATTTTTAACAGGTCAGGATGCGCGCGACTTATATCATTTATCTGTTAAATTAGGTGTTAATACGCATGCTTACTCTGCTAAACAGGGATTAATCACTCCTAAAACCAGCAAATATACTGAGCATGAAGCCGACATCAATCAAATTAAAATTAATATCTGCGATTTTACAACACTCGAACCTGATCATGAAATGCTGAAAATCATGATGATTGACGAAGCGGATCTGCTCACGGCGGCCATTAACCGCTTACCGGATAGTCTTCAGGAAAAATACAGCATGGCACAAAGCGCCCCCTTTTTTTATGAATTTATGAGCAAAAAAAGCGGCAAAGCAAATGGTGTCATAGCCCTTGCGGCTTACCTTGGTTTTACCCAAGAAGAGGTTATTTGTGTGGGTGATGCGGGTAATGATTTGGAAATGATTCAATACGCCGGTTTGGGTATTGCCATGGCGAATGCAACCGATGATGTAAAAGCCGTGGCTGATTACATCACCTTGAGTAACGATCAAGACGGTGTTGCACATGTTTTTGAAAAGTTCATATTAGCCTAG